From the genome of Bacillota bacterium, one region includes:
- the aroB gene encoding 3-dehydroquinate synthase, with amino-acid sequence MGLSAAGGVRLALVGLSGSGKGSVGRLLARRLDVACLDLDRLVELEAGAPVRHIWAEEGEQGFRRREAAALERALELGEAVLATGGGTPLLPGAMDRLVAWGRVVWLDAPPEVLAARLGEEEVAGRPLFAGRLPAEVLRAQLAARRAVYARALRIDAAAAPAEVAERVLAAAGLRPAERPSAVRRLSVGGAYEVEVSDAAPERLADWLAGAGAERLVLLAEPLAGALAGGEILEACRARGLQAELLLFPGGEEAKRLVTVERLYHELVRRGVERTTWLLAVGGGVTTDLGGFVAATFLRGLPWVAVPTTLLAQVDAAIGGKTGVDLEEGKNLVGAFYPPRRVVADVRWLRALPRQLLLEGMGEVVKAALLAGEPFWSWLEEARPALLAREPEALAEAVARAAAVKAEVVAADEREAGRRELLNLGHTFAHALEWASGYRLRHGEAVATGLFLAARRAEAEGLLPAAERRRIEALLEAYGIGRSAALPRGEASSPDRLAAALAVDKKRRHGRLRLVLPRAVGDVVAGWPAETEELARWLASALERLSWEGEKPTGRG; translated from the coding sequence GTGGGGCTGAGCGCAGCCGGCGGGGTTCGGCTGGCGCTGGTCGGCCTGAGCGGCAGCGGCAAGGGGAGCGTGGGCCGGCTCCTGGCGCGGAGGCTGGACGTGGCCTGCCTCGACCTGGACCGTCTGGTGGAGCTGGAGGCGGGTGCGCCCGTCCGCCACATCTGGGCGGAGGAGGGGGAGCAAGGCTTCCGGCGCCGCGAGGCGGCGGCGCTGGAGCGGGCTCTGGAGCTGGGCGAGGCCGTGCTGGCCACCGGCGGCGGCACGCCCCTCCTGCCCGGCGCCATGGACAGGCTCGTGGCCTGGGGCCGGGTGGTCTGGCTGGACGCGCCGCCCGAGGTGCTGGCCGCCCGGCTGGGGGAGGAGGAAGTGGCCGGGCGGCCGCTCTTCGCCGGCCGCCTGCCGGCGGAGGTGCTGCGCGCGCAGCTGGCCGCCCGGCGCGCCGTCTACGCGCGGGCGCTCCGCATCGACGCCGCGGCCGCCCCGGCCGAAGTGGCGGAGCGCGTCCTGGCCGCCGCCGGCCTTCGCCCGGCGGAGCGGCCGTCCGCCGTGCGCCGGCTCTCCGTGGGCGGCGCCTACGAAGTGGAGGTGAGCGACGCGGCGCCCGAGCGGCTGGCCGACTGGCTGGCCGGGGCGGGGGCGGAGCGGCTGGTGCTGCTGGCGGAGCCGCTGGCGGGGGCGCTGGCCGGCGGGGAGATCCTGGAGGCCTGCCGCGCCCGGGGGCTCCAGGCGGAGCTCCTCCTCTTCCCCGGCGGCGAGGAAGCCAAGCGCCTCGTGACGGTGGAGCGCCTCTACCACGAGCTGGTGCGGCGGGGCGTGGAGCGGACCACCTGGCTGCTGGCCGTGGGCGGCGGGGTGACCACCGACCTGGGCGGCTTCGTCGCCGCCACCTTCCTGCGCGGCCTGCCCTGGGTGGCCGTGCCCACCACGCTCCTCGCCCAGGTGGACGCCGCCATCGGCGGCAAGACCGGCGTCGACCTGGAGGAGGGGAAGAACCTGGTGGGCGCCTTCTACCCGCCGCGCCGGGTCGTCGCCGACGTGCGCTGGCTGCGCGCCCTGCCGCGACAGCTCCTCCTGGAGGGGATGGGCGAGGTGGTCAAGGCGGCGCTCCTGGCCGGCGAGCCCTTCTGGAGCTGGCTGGAGGAGGCGAGGCCGGCGCTGCTCGCCCGCGAGCCGGAGGCGCTGGCCGAGGCGGTGGCGCGCGCGGCCGCCGTCAAGGCCGAGGTGGTGGCCGCCGACGAGCGCGAGGCAGGGCGGCGCGAGCTGCTCAACCTGGGGCACACCTTCGCCCACGCGCTGGAGTGGGCCAGCGGCTACCGGCTCCGCCACGGCGAGGCGGTGGCCACGGGACTCTTTCTGGCCGCCCGGCGGGCGGAGGCGGAGGGGCTCCTGCCGGCGGCGGAGCGGCGCCGCATCGAGGCGCTGCTGGAGGCGTACGGGATCGGGAGGAGCGCCGCGCTGCCGCGCGGGGAGGCTTCCTCGCCCGACCGGCTGGCGGCGGCGCTGGCCGTCGACAAGAAGCGCCGCCATGGCCGGCTCCGCCTGGTGCTGCCGCGGGCGGTGGGCGACGTGGTCGCTGGCTGGCCGGCCGAGACGGAGGAGCTGGCCCGCTGGCTCGCCTCCGCGCTGGAGCGGTTATCCTGGGAAGGAGAGAAGCCCACGGGAAGAGGGTGA
- the aroC gene encoding chorismate synthase, whose translation MLRWLTGGESHGPGLTVVVDGLPAGVPLDGERVAAELARRQQGYGRGGRMRIERDRARFLGGVRHGRSTGAPVVLWIENRDWANWQEVLSPDLPSPGAEAEGAGEAPRESPTAAERRRAPVERPRPGHADLAGALKYGHRDMRDVLERASARETAARTAAGAVAKRLLAELGVEVGSFVERIGPATWRREPAYPADPDAWRAWAAAAERSPVRCPEPQAEAAMMEVIEQALREGDTVGGRFLAFAVGLPAGLGSYAQWDRRLDGRIAQAVVSIPGVKAVAIGAGEEMAEEPGSCVHDPLLPDPSGPRPGRFVRPSDRAGGLEGGVTNGEPLLVSGVMKPLATLRRGLPSVHMPSGQPAEATYERSDVCVVPAAGVVAEAMLALVLADALLEAVGGDSLEEVRRHVEERRRAREAGWPWG comes from the coding sequence TTGCTCCGCTGGCTGACGGGGGGCGAGTCGCACGGCCCCGGGCTGACGGTCGTGGTGGACGGGCTGCCGGCGGGCGTCCCGCTGGACGGGGAGCGGGTGGCGGCCGAGCTGGCGCGCCGCCAGCAGGGCTACGGCCGCGGCGGGCGGATGCGCATCGAGCGGGATCGGGCTCGCTTCCTGGGCGGGGTGCGGCACGGGCGCAGCACCGGGGCGCCGGTGGTCCTCTGGATCGAGAACCGCGACTGGGCCAACTGGCAGGAAGTCCTCTCCCCCGACCTGCCCTCCCCCGGCGCGGAGGCGGAGGGGGCGGGGGAGGCTCCGCGGGAGAGCCCCACGGCGGCGGAGCGGCGCCGGGCGCCGGTGGAGCGGCCGCGCCCGGGCCATGCCGACCTGGCCGGCGCCCTCAAGTACGGCCACCGCGACATGCGGGACGTGCTGGAGCGCGCCAGCGCCCGCGAGACGGCGGCGCGGACGGCGGCGGGGGCGGTGGCCAAGCGCCTCCTCGCCGAGCTGGGGGTGGAGGTGGGCAGCTTCGTCGAGCGCATCGGGCCGGCCACCTGGCGCAGGGAGCCCGCCTATCCGGCCGATCCGGACGCGTGGCGGGCCTGGGCGGCGGCGGCCGAGCGCTCGCCCGTCCGCTGCCCGGAGCCGCAGGCGGAGGCGGCCATGATGGAGGTCATCGAGCAGGCGCTGCGCGAGGGCGACACGGTGGGCGGCCGCTTCCTCGCCTTCGCCGTGGGCCTCCCCGCGGGCCTGGGCAGCTACGCCCAGTGGGACCGGCGCCTGGACGGCCGCATCGCCCAGGCCGTGGTCTCCATCCCCGGCGTCAAGGCGGTGGCCATCGGCGCCGGCGAGGAGATGGCGGAGGAGCCGGGTTCGTGCGTCCACGACCCGCTCCTGCCCGATCCCTCCGGTCCGCGGCCGGGGCGCTTCGTCCGTCCCAGCGACCGGGCGGGCGGGCTGGAGGGCGGCGTCACGAACGGCGAGCCGCTCCTGGTGAGCGGGGTGATGAAGCCGCTGGCCACGCTCCGCCGCGGCCTCCCCTCGGTCCACATGCCCAGCGGGCAGCCGGCCGAGGCGACCTACGAGCGCTCCGACGTCTGCGTGGTGCCGGCGGCGGGGGTGGTGGCCGAGGCCATGCTGGCGCTGGTCCTGGCGGACGCGCTGCTGGAGGCGGTGGGTGGCGACAGCCTGGAGGAGGTGCGCCGCCACGTGGAGGAGCGGCGCCGCGCCCGGGAGGCCGGCTGGCCGTGGGGCTGA